Proteins co-encoded in one Arachis hypogaea cultivar Tifrunner chromosome 13, arahy.Tifrunner.gnm2.J5K5, whole genome shotgun sequence genomic window:
- the LOC112738267 gene encoding uncharacterized protein, which yields MVHVSESSDSSKHNRSNGFLVAITAVFSLLAKRASRLKSKPKFAAAKTVTDGGFDDDDWKIELRTPPPKSPLAAPKKLLSNISSKALLPFGHHNQKKKGSGCSAAAEGGWGDGGVWQKEILMGGKCEPLDFSGVIYYDINGKQVSEVPLRSPRASPLPGYLTRPTQEAH from the coding sequence ATGGTTCACGTTTCAGAATCCTCAGATTCTTCGAAACATAATCGCTCCAATGGCTTCCTCGTAGCAATAACTGCCGTCTTCTCTCTCCTCGCCAAACGTGCCAGCCGCCTTAAGTCTAAACCAAAATTCGCTGCGGCCAAAACCGTGACGGACGGAGGCTTTGACGACGACGATTGGAAAATTGAGCTGAGGACACCGCCGCCGAAGTCTCCGCTGGCGGCGCCGAAGAAGCTGCTCAGCAACATAAGCAGCAAGGCGTTGCTGCCATTCGGTCATCACAACcagaagaagaagggaagtggTTGTAGTGCGGCGGCGGAGGGTGGTTGGGGCGACGGTGGAGTGTGGCAGAAGGAGATACTGATGGGAGGGAAGTGTGAGCCGTTGGATTTCTCCGGCGTTATATATTACGATATCAACGGAAAGCAGGTGAGTGAGGTTCCTCTTAGGTCCCCACGCGCCAGCCCCTTGCCTGGGTATCTCACGCGCCCTACACAAGAAGCTcactga
- the LOC112735908 gene encoding serine/threonine-protein phosphatase 5-like: MCPNDTDASKKLKECEKAVMKFKLEEAIAVPEHQRRPIADSIDFHSIDVEPQYSGARIDGDVVTLDFVKKMMDDFKNQKCLHKRYAFQIVLQTREMLKALPSLVDINDGKHFTVCGKLVYHIFVQTKSRTPEKNLCT; encoded by the exons ATGTGCCCAAATGACACTGATGCATCAAAGAAATTGAAGGAGTGTGAAAAAGCTGTTATGAAATTTAAACTTGAAGAAGCAATTGCTGTGCCAGAGCATCAAAGACGTCCAATAGCCGACTCCATAGATTTCCATTCTATAG ATGTGGAGCCACAATATTCAGGAGCAAGAATAGATGGGGATGTTGTTACTTTggattttgtgaagaaaatgatGGATGATTTCAAGAATCAAAAGTGCTTACACAAACG TTATGCATTCCAGATTGTATTGCAAACCAGAGAAATGTTGAAAGCTTTGCCTTCTCTTGTTGATATAAATGATGGCAAACATTTTACTGTCTGTGGCAAACTTGTGTACCACATCTTTGTGCAGACAAAGAGTAGGACTCCAGAAAAGAATTTATGTACTTAG